A single Amphiprion ocellaris isolate individual 3 ecotype Okinawa chromosome 15, ASM2253959v1, whole genome shotgun sequence DNA region contains:
- the LOC111571910 gene encoding zinc fingers and homeoboxes protein 2-like yields MSSRRKSSNPCMVRVISDLPEEQDDPEEVMDMEVFASNNMAEKEQSEPSEPAEKSQDPQQENLVNPGQQVFPKKVENQNPEPSEQKEQSGKEDQPRVIKDQETMGEKDKDEAESDPASQKKQPKGYECKYCPFSTQNLNDFKEHVDSSHPNVILNPLYLCAVCNFNTKKFDSLTEHNESQHPGETNFKFKRIKTNNQTILEQTIEGKDNECDMTNEQGESNSSSVFPPCISTMVKTPGNIQALFGGSELKSQLDGLIQKDQITAVNINGTVIIPEPTILQGLSHVTPLLQRPPNFNSVPKIAVPLNTTKYNPSLDNNLTLITSFNKFPYPTHAELSWLTAASKHPEEQIKVWFTTQRLKQGITWSPEEVEEARKKMFNGSIPPAHHTFTVLPTSPISQPSAKASQQPVVHTTVEHPGHVRTTASNGLNVHNNTSPGSSHTLKRSLPTHLTTVFGPESKRPIMAVAPHSGDPKDKVLMAPPPPPPPYKDRLPMAPPPVPMEMKRPVALPLVTTEMKRPSAAVPLMPPPLSSLSPSSSSKGKILSALGNPKTKPVVSLPSIVFPESLTRPMIAPPPIFAPSFKNSLLLPRAATATSKEKHPNTHTLPAADPNLPNSPPLITSQVRRPPIIQSIRAPAKAPAQIPGFPLDGKKLKEQQGVELKAIYHRGDKVVSPLTEANGTSRIDGKWSHNQTSPSHNNGIVHLDSGETPTALKPDFQQKSSVLTQFPLLERMKGKTAKQLKVLEENFLRNSFPSHSDVDNLSTTTCLSHQEIDSWFVERRALRDNLEQALLNSMGTKRMGVGGITAIADKQLQQQQTLQLNGVHKPNTGVGHLKSLPPSSHALSMIGPGTIAPSVPNPNSCSVPPDSRSLALLKDDFAQTRWPSPEEFSQLEGRMGLARADLARWFTDGRLQTGSLELADLFHNNGVNGGQGVAVCSPENTPSGIIQRCQEGALTNNNSSSKVLEMELGWLMDQRTKSQRHDELQDRFAGRLRQQSVAELKNGGQNGGVLGGARDVFGSWLEDGHSRRGRELLLDRERKMAEDASGRLTG; encoded by the exons ATGTCCAGTCGTAGAAAGTCCTCTAACCCCTGCATGGTCCGGGTCATCAGCGACCTGCCTGAAGAGCAAGATGACCCAGAGGAGGTGATGGACATGGAAGTATTTGCGAGCAACAACATGGCAGAAAAAGAACAATCAGAACCATCTGAACCTGCAGAAAAAAGTCAAGACCCCCAGCAGGAGAATCTTGTGAATCCAGGCCAGCAGGTGTTTCCAAAAAAGGTGGAAAACCAGAATCCTGAGCCGTCAGAACAAAAGGAGCAGTCTGGGAAAGAAGATCAACCCCGTGTAATTAAAGACCAAGAAACCATGGGGGAGAAGGACAAGGATGAAGCGGAATCTGACCCAGCCTCCCAGAAGAAGCAGCCTAAAGGGTACGAGTGCAAATACTGCCCGTTTTCGACGCAGAACCTGAATGACTTTAAGGAGCACGTGGACTCAAGCCATCCTAACGTCATTCTAAATCCTCTGTACCTCTGTGCTGTGTGCAACTTCAACACCAAGAAGTTTGACTCGCTCACAGAGCACAACGAGAGCCAGCACCCAGGTGAGACAAACTTCAAGTTCAagaggataaaaacaaacaatcagaCTATCTTAGAGCAGACAATCGAAGGCAAGGACAATGAATGCGACATGACAAATGAGCAGGGAGAAagcaacagcagctctgtgtttCCACCCTGCATATCTACCATGGTGAAAACCCCGGGGAACATCCAGGCACTCTTTGGAGGGAGCGAACTGAAGAGCCAGCTGGACGGCTTGATCCAGAAGGATCAGATCACAGCAGTGAACATCAACGGAACCGTCATCATACCTGAACCCACCATCCTCCAAGGGCTCTCCCATGTCACCCCGTTGCTCCAGCGCCCACCCAACTTTAACTCTGTACCAAAAATAGCTGTTCCCTTGAACACCACCAAATATAACCCTTCTTTGGACAACAACCTGACACTGATCACCTCCTTTAATAAGTTCCCTTACCCGACACATGCAGAGCTGTCATGGCTTACGGCCGCTTCCAAGCACCCGGAGGAACAGATCAAAGTCTGGTTCACCACCCAGCGGCTGAAGCAAGGCATTACCTGGTCgccagaggaggtggaggaagccAGGAAGAAAATGTTCAATGGCTCCATCCCTCCCGCTCATCACACATTCACCGTCCTGCCGACAAGCCCCATCTCTCAGCCGTCTGCCAAAGCCTCCCAGCAGCCTGTCGTCCACACAACAGTCGAGCATCCAGGCCATGTCCGGACAACTGCGTCCAATGGGCTGAATGTCCACAACAACACCTCCCCTGGCTCCAGCCACACCCTTAAACGATCCCTGCCAACACACCTAACAACGGTGTTTGGCCCAGAGTCAAAGCGACCCATCATGGCGGTCGCCCCCCACTCTGGCGACCCTAAGGACAAGGTCCTAATGGCTCcgcctccaccacctcctccctACAAAGACCGCCTCCCAATGGCTCCACCTCCTGTTCCCATGGAGATGAAGAGACCTGTAGCACTTCCTCTGGTCACCACAGAGATGAAGAGGCCATCCGCTGCCGTGCCTTTAATGCCACCGCCATTGTCGTCGTTAtcaccatcttcatcatccAAAGGGAAGATTCTCTCTGCATTAGGAAACCCCAAAACAAAGCCAGTGGTGTCTCTTCCGTCCATAGTCTTTCCAGAGTCCTTAACGAGGCCAATGATAGCGCCCCCGCCTATCTTTGCCCCTTCATTCAAAAACTCTTTACTTCTTCCTCGTGCTGCGACCGCCACTTCCAAAGAAAAGCACCCCAACACTCACACTTTGCCAGCTGCTGATCCGAATTTGCCGAACTCCCCTCCACTCATTACTTCACAGGTAAGGAGGCCACCCATTATCCAGTCTATTCGCGCTCCTGCTAAAGCCCCGGCCCAGATTCCAGGCTTCCCCTTGGATGGCAAGAAACTAAAAGAGCAGCAAGGAGTGGAGCTGAAAGCTATCTACCACAGAGGAGACAAGGTGGTCAGTCCTCTGACAGAAGCCAACGGGACATCTCGCATTGACGGTAAATGGTCCCACAATCAGACCTCCCCTTCTCACAACAACGGGATTGTACATTTGGATAGTGGGGAGACACCAACAGCACTTAAACCAGATTTTCAGCAGAAGTCATCGGTGCTGACCCAGTTCCCTCTCCTCGAGAGGATgaaaggaaaaacagcaaaacagttgAAGGTCTTGGAGGAGAACTTCCTACGGAACAGCTTCCCCAGTCACAGCGATGTGGACAATCTCTCCACCACAACCTGCCTGTCTCATCAGGAAATCGACAGCTGGTTTGTGGAGCGCCGTGCACTTCGCGACAACCTGGAACAAGCCCTGCTCAACTCCATGGGCACTAAGAGGATGGGCGTGGGTGGCATTACTGCCATCGCTGACAaacaactgcagcagcagcagactctACAGCTGAATGGGGTTCACAAACCCAACACTGGTGTGGGCCATCTTAAAAGCCTCCCTCCATCTTCGCATGCTCTGTCCATGATTGGTCCTGGCACCATTGCACCCTCCGTCCCCAACCCAAACTCCTGCTCAGTGCCTCCAGACAGCCGATCCCTGGCGCTCCTCAAGGACGATTTTGCTCAAACGCGGTGGCCTTCCCCTGAGGAGTTCAGCCAGCTGGAGGGTCGGATGGGACTGGCTCGCGCCGACCTTGCACGCTGGTTCACCGACGGCCGGCTGCAGACCGGCAGCTTGGAGCTGGCAGACCTTTTTCACAACAATGGAGTGAACGGAGGGCAGGGGGTGGCCGTGTGTTCTCCCGAAAACACTCCATCCGGCATCATCCAGCGCTGTCAAGAAGGAGCCctaacaaacaacaacagcagcagtaagGTGCTGGAGATGGAGTTGGGTTGGCTGATGGACCAACGCACCAAGAGCCAACGGCACGATGAGCTTCAAGACCGGTTTGCTGGCAG ACTGAGACAGCAGAGCGTGGCGGAGCTGAAGAACGGCGGACAGAATGGGGGAGTCCTCGGAGGAGCTCGGGACGTGTTCGGGAGCTGGCTGGAGGACGGACACTCAAGGAGAGGACGGGAGCTGCTTCTGGACAGGGAGAGGAAGATGGCAGAGGACGCATCCGGGAGGCTGACTGGATAA